In Erpetoichthys calabaricus chromosome 2, fErpCal1.3, whole genome shotgun sequence, a genomic segment contains:
- the LOC114645372 gene encoding extracellular calcium-sensing receptor-like, protein MLIFVLVFHVVYVASTDDPLCRIQEKFDLQGLYKKGDIILGGIFEVSFKTIVPDLSFRFKPEKWNCESLDFSVFQWALTMVFAIEEINRDRTILPNITLGYRLFDNCMRLQVALRAATTLITGMDEVLTESDCKGPPPVVAIIGDPLSSHSIAISRILGLFHLPMVSYYATCSCLSNKLQYPSFFRTVPSDAFQVQAMVQLIKHYGWSWVGIIATNDDYGQNAAKSFQEEMNKFGCVAFIENLPIVSEGAKILQIVNTIKHSTAKVIVLFSTTVEATPLVKEIIGQNITGRQWIASEAWSTSPVLAREEYFSSFGGTLGIAVRKGNIPGLKNFLLQVTPHPVSRQNLATRFWERMFDCKFKDTTSMENTSALFDVKYCTGSEDIRNKETAYTDVSDSRASYNIYKGVYALAHSLNKLASCENGKGPFENNSCASITNVQPWQLMHYLKSINFTTHLGERVAFDENGDALAIYDIVNWQQGSGGRAEIKSVGVYDKAAITGKELLLNEGAIFWNFPSGTVPESVCSNSCPPGTRKANRKGEPVCCFDCILCTDGEISTDVDSTECFKCHPDFWSNPERNRCVMKQIEFLSYEETMGIILAASAIFGSCLSFGVLIVFVYNRHTPVVKANNSELSFLLLVSLSLCFLCSLCFIGQPSQLNCLLRHIIFGVSFVLCISCILVKTVVVIVAFKATLPGNNMMKWFGVAQQRFTVFLFTVIQSIICIIWLITAPPAPSRNTKHQNAKIILECDIGSVTGFSFLLGYIGLLSLVCFVLAFLARNLPDTFNEAKFITFSMLIFCAVWLSFIPAYISSPGKYTVAVEIFAILASSFGLLMAIFAPKCYIILLKPEKNTKKVLMSR, encoded by the exons CTtggatttttctgtatttcagtgGGCATTGACAATGGTGTTTGCAATTGAGGAAATAAACAGAGACCGTACTATTCTTCCTAATATCACATTAGGATATAGGCTCTTTGATAACTGCATGAGACTGCAAGTCGCTTTACGGGCAGCAACTACCCTGATTACTGGCATGGATGAGGTCTTAACGGAGTCTGACTGTAAAGGACCTCCGCCTGTTGTTGCCATTATTGGTGATCCTCTGTCCTCACATTCTATCGCCATATCAAGAATACTGGGGCTGTTTCATTTACCTATG GTCAGCTACTATGCTACATGTTCCTGCTTAAGTAATAAACTGCAATATCCATCATTTTTCAGAACTGTACCCAGTGATGCCTTTCAGGTCCAAGCTATGGTTCAACTTATCAAACATTACGGCTGGTCCTGGGTAGGCATTATTGCAACTAATGATGACTATGGACAGAATGCTGCAAAAAGCTTCCAAGAAGAAATGAACAAGTTTGGATGTGTGGCCTTCATTGAAAATCTTCCTATTGTCAGTGAAGGAGCAAAAATCCTGCAGATTGTTAATACCATCAAACATTCAACAGCAAAAGTAATTGTTTTATTCTCAACAACAGTTGAAGCAACTCCCTTGGTGAAAGAAATTATTGGACAAAACATCACTGGTAGGCAGTGGATTGCAAGTGAAGCTTGGAGCACCTCCCCAGTTTTAGCCAGAGAAGAATATTTTAGTTCATTTGGTGGAACGTTAGGCATTGCCGTTCGCAAAGGCAATATTCCAGGATTGAAAAACTTTTTGCTTCAGGTTACCCCTCACCCTGTTTCTAGACAAAATTTAGCAACCAGATTTTGGGAAAGAATGTTTGATTGCAAATTCAAGGACACCACAAGCATGGAAAATACGTCTGCTTTATTTGATGTCAAGTATTGCACAGGATCTGAAGACATTAGAAACAAGGAGACAGCTTATACAGATGTGTCAGACTCAAGGGCTTCTTATAATATTTACAAAGGTGTTTATGCATTGGCACACTCCCTTAACAAGTTAGCTTCTTGTGAAAATGGAAAAGGGCCATTTGAAAATAACAGCTGTGCCAGCATTACTAATGTACAACCTTGGCAG CTGATGCACTATCTGAAAAGCATTAATTTCACCACACATTTAGGAGAACGAGTGGCTTTTGATGAAAATGGAGATGCACTCGCAATTTATGATATTGTGAACTGGCAGCAAGGCAGTGGTGGAAGGGCAGAAATTAAATCAGTTGGTGTTTATGACAAAGCAGCCATCACAGGAAAAGAGCTTTTGCTTAATGAAGGAGCTATATTCTGGAACTTTCCTTCTGGCACA GTTCCAGAATCTGTATGCAGCAATAGCTGTCCGCCTGGTACCAGGAAGGCTAACAGGAAAGGGGAGCCTGTGTGCTGTTTTGATTGTATTCTATGTACAGATGGGGAAATTAGCACAGATGTAG ATTCCACAGAATGCTTTAAGTGCCATCCAGATTTTTGGTCAAATCCTGAAAGGAACAGATGTGTCATGAAACAAATTGAATTTCTTTCTTATGAGGAGACTATGGGAATCATTCTGGCAGCTTCAGCGATATTTGGAAGTTGCCTATCATttggtgttctaattgtttttgtGTATAATCGACACACTCCAGTAGTTAAAGCCAATAATTCTGAACTGAGTTTTCTCTTACTGGTATCACTAAGCCTTTGCTTTCTGTGTTCACTATGCTTTATTGGTCAGCCGTCACAGCTCAACTGTTTGCTGAGGCATATCATATTTGGAGTCAGTTTTGTTCTGTGCATTTCATGTATTCTTGTTAAAACTGTGGTTGTGATAGTGGCATTTAAAGCCACACTCCCTGGTAATAACATGATGAAATGGTTTGGCGTTGCCCAACAAAgattcactgtttttctttttactgttatacaatCCATAATATGCATAATCTGGCTTATAACAGCTCCACCTGCTCCCAGTAGAAACACCAAGCATCAAAATGCTAAAATTATACTTGAGTGTGACATTGGGTCAGTAACTGGCTTCAGCTTTTTACTGGGCTACATTGGCCTGCTCTCACTCGTTTGTTTTGTCTTAGCTTTTCTTGCAAGAAATCTTCCTGATACCTTTAATGAAGCTAAATTCATAACTTTTAGCATGCTCATTTTTTGTGCTGTTTGGTTAAGTTTTATTCCTGCTTACATTAGTTCTCCAGGAAAATATACAGTCGCTGTGGAAATATTTGCAATATTAGCTTCAAGCTTTGGCTTACTTATGGCAATATTTGCTCCAAAATGTTACATTATTCTTTTGAAAccggagaaaaacacaaaaaaagttcTTATGAGCAGATAA